The following is a genomic window from Pseudomonadota bacterium.
CAGCTGGTTCGCCGTGCAGCTCTCCGGGCAGACGCCGTCCTCGGTCAGGCAGCCGCCCGACGCCGCGTCGCACGTCGCCACGCAGCACTGGTTCGCCGGCCCCACCCCGCAGGGCGCCTCCGCCGCGGTGCACGAGCACGCCTCGCAGGTTTCGTCCGTGCCGCTGCAGTACCGCGTGCAGCTCCCGGGGTAGTTGTAGAACACCGTCGAGACGCAGTAGTCCGCCGGGCAGGCCGACGTCCCGCAGCTCGTCGTGTCGGGCTGCGCCGTCTCCGTGCACGCGCTCGTGCCGTTGCACGTCCTCGTCATGCACTCCGTCGACGTGCAGTCGACCGCCGTGCCCTCGCACGCCCCGCCCGTGCAGGCGTCGTCGTAGGTGCACGGGTTCGCGTCGTCGCACGCCGCGCCCTCGCGCCACTCCCACGCGCCGCCCGCGTTCGTGCAGAGGTAGTCCACCCCGCCGCACGCCCGCTGCTCGCACGCGTTCGCCGAGTCGCAGCCGTACGCCGTCCCCGCGCCGCACGTCCCGTCCGCCAGGTTCGCGCCGCAGCCGTCGCACGGGCTCTCCACCGTGAGCGCCGTCGCGCTGCAGGTGTCGGGGCAGGCCCCCGCCGTCGTCACGCAGCCCATGCCGTCGACGCACGTCGCCTCGCAGCACTCGTTGGCGCCGCCCACGGCGCAGGCCGTCCCGTCCAAAGGCGTGCAGGTGCACGCGCCGCACCCCCCGGCCCCGTCGCAGCTGTTCGCGCAGCTCTCCGGGTTGTGCCAGTAGGTGCCCCCGTCGCAATAGTACTCGAGGCACGCCGTCGTGCCGCAGGTCGTCTCGCCCCCGTACTGATCGCAGGCGCCGTAGCCGTCGCAGGAGCCCGTCGTGCCGCAGCTCTCCGGGGCCTCCTCCGCGCACTCCTCGGACGGATCCTCGCCGGCGCCGATGAACGAGCAGACCCCCTCCATGTCCAAGAGGTTGCACGCCTCGCACTCGCCGTCGCAGACGTCGTCGCAGCAGTAGCCGTCCACGCACAGCTCCACGTCGCCGCACAGCTCCAGCGCCGTCTCCTCCGTGCAGGGGACCGGCTCCGTGCCCGCGTCCCCATCGGTATCGGTATCGCTGTCCGTGTCGGTATCGGAATCGGTATCGGTGTCCGTGTCGCTATCGGTATCCGTGTCGGTGTCGATATCGGTGTCGGTGTCCGCGCCCGTCTCCGAATCCGTCGTCGTGTCCGTGTCGTCGTGCTTGGTGACGTCCACCTCGGCGCAGCCGACCGACATGGCGACGAACAGGGGAATTGCCGATTTCCAGAAGGTGACGTGATGGCTCGGCATATGTTTCTCCTCTGTTTTGAGTAGTCGACGTCTATTAGTGGATACAATCATAGCGAAAAATGATGCTCTTTGGTGAAAAAAGGGGCAATTGATTCCGATGGCCGCGCGCGCGGGCAAAATCGGATTCTTCGCGGGTTTCAAATGCCTTTTCACGGGGCTCCACTTCGCCTACGGGCGGCAGCACCGTGAGCTCGCTGCGTTCTACCTGCCGCCCATGCTGTTCGGGATTCTCGTCCTCATTGCGGGCTGGATTGTCTTCGGGCGCGTCGTGGACGACATCGTCGCGCTCGTCTGGAGCGAGCCGGAAGCCTGGTACCTGTATGCGCTCTGGAGGATTCTCTCGGTCCTCCTGTGGGTCATCTGCGCCGCGGGGACCGCGGTGGTCGCCGTGTTCTGCATCATGATCGCGGCCGCACCCGTCAGCGACTTCATCTCCGAGCGCGTCGAGGGGATCCTCGGGACGTGGACGCCGCGGCCGTTCAGCGTGCGGTTCCTCCTGCGCGATCTGGGCAGCACCGTGCTGCTCGAGCTGCGGCGCGCCCTCATCAAGCTGGCTTGGCTCGTCCCGCTGTTCCTCGCGAGCCTGTTCATCCCGGTCGTGGGGCAGATCGCGTACATCGTGGTCGGCGGCTACATCCTGGCCAAGTACCTGGGGATGGACTACGTCGATTGGAGCCTGGCGCGGCGTGGCTACTCGTGGCGCGAGCGGTTCGTGTTCGCCAAAGCGCACCGGGCGGCGCTCCTGGGGTTCGGGACGGCGGTGATCCTGGCGCTGATCGTGCCGTTCGGTTTCATTGCGGTCTGGCCGGGGGCCGTGGCCGGAGGTACCATCCTGTGCACCCGGCTCGGCCCGGAGGACAAGCGCGGCTCGCGGAGGGATTGATACTCTCGATGAAGGGGTTCAACGGCCGATCGTTGCTGATGGTTGTCTGGACGGTCGTCTGGACCTGTATCGGCCTCGTGACCATCGTCATCGATCCCACCGGGCACGCCTTCATGTATTTCGCGCGGATCGGGTGGGCGCCCCAGGTGCTCTGGGTTGGCGGGATCAAGGTCGTGCGCCGCGGCGGGGAGGGGATGGACTGGCGGCGGCCGTACGTCGTCACGTCGAACCACCAGAGCCAGGTCGACATCCCGATCCTGTTCGCGAGCCTCCCGATGTCGGTCCGGTTCCTGGCCAAGCGGAGCCTGTTCTACATCCCGGTGTTCGGCTGGTCGCTGTGGTTCGCGCGGTTCGTCCCGGTCGACCGCGGATCGAGCCGCAAGGCGCGCAGGTCGATAGACACAGCGGCCGTGAAGATCCGCAACGGACCGTCGCTCGCGGTCTTCCCGGAGGGGACGCGCACGCCGAACGGAAAGCTCCAGGCGTTCAAGTCGGGCGCGTTCGTCCTGGCCGTCAAGTCGGGCGTGTCGGTGCTCCCGGTCGCGATCCGGGGCTCGTACGACGTCGTTCCCAAGCACCGGCTCGGGGTGAAGCCCGGGACGGTCGAGTTGATCGTCGGCAACCCGATCTCGACCGACACGCTCGATCTGAGCGACCGGGAGAAGCTGAAGAACCTCGTCCGGGACCGCATCCAGCGGATGCTCGACACGGGGGAGCCGGCCTGAAGATCCGGGCGGGACATCCGAAACGCGGGGTCGATTCCACGTCTGGAATGGGAAACGGTGCTATCCTGGACCGATGGCCGCGCCACGGGGCGCGCGGCGAGGAGGGAGAGATGCGAAGGACGCTCATCGTCGGGTTGGCGCTCGTCGCGGCCGGGCTCGCGCTGTGGCGGTGTTCCGCGTCGGACAGGGACGTCGCGAACGGCGACGCGGACACGGACACGGATACCGACACGGACACCGACACGGACACGGACTCGGACACCGACGGCGACACGGACTCGGACACCGAGACCGAGAGCCCCTGGGGGCCGAACATGTGCCCGGGCGAGGTGCAGTCGTTCATCTGGATCTCGAACACCGGCAACAGCGAGTCGCCCTCCGCCGCGCAGGGGACGGTCTCCAAGGTCTGCACGATCAACGGCGACGAGGTGGCGCGCTACGTCACGAGCCCGCAGGGCACGGCCGGCGACCCCTCGCGCACGTCGGTGAACCTGCACGGGGACATGGTCGTGACGAACCGCGATCCCAACCCCGGCCCGTCGTCGGTCACGAAGTTCATCGCGGACTACTCGGAGTGCGTCGACGCGAACGACAACGGCGAGATCGAGACCTCCACGGGGCCGGACGACGTGCTGCCGTTCGGCGAGGACGAGTGCATGGCCTGGAACACCCCGCTGACGACCGGCACGATGTCGATAGGCGCGCGCGCCACGGCCTGGGACGGCGAGGAGGACCCGGATACCGGGCTCGGCGGCCACGTGTACATCGGCGCGATGACGAACAAGACGGTGTACGTGATCGACGGCGACACCGGCGAGATCATCACCGCGCAGGCGACGAGCCTCGCCCACTACGGCGGCGCGATGGACGGGAAGGGCAACTTCTGGACCGTGGCGATGGGGTGCACGATCGGCCTGTGCAGCATCGAGCGGATCAACGTGCTGGAGCTCACCGACAACGAGACGTTCAGCGTGCACTGCGGGTACGGGATCTCCGTCGACGCGCAGGGCAGGGTCTGGACCGCAGGGACGAACACGTTCGGCGGCGGCGGCTGCATCTCCCGCTTCGACCCGCTGACGGAGGTGAACGACTGGGTCACCACGGCCGCGGCGGACTTCAACCGCGGCATCGCCGTGGACGGCAACGGAACCGTATGGGCCGCGTGCACGTCCGGCGACATCATCCAGGTCGACGAGGAGACCATGGACTTCACCCGCACCACAGTTGTCGGGGCGAGCGAGATGGTCGGTGTCGCGATCGACTACGAGGGGTACGTCTGGACCGTGGATCGGGCCGGCAGCAAAGCATACAAGATCGACCCCGTCGATCCGACGATCCAGACCGCGGTCCCGATCGGGCCGTTCCCCTACACGTACAGCGACATGACGGGCATGCAGCTCAAGAACGTGACCCCGATCGAGTAGCCTCCCCTCCCGCCAGCTCGTTGATCCGCCGCGCGATCGCCTCGAGCGGGAGCACCTCGTCGGCGAGCCCCGCGGCGATGACCGCGCGCGGCATGCCGAAGACGATCGAGCTCTCCTCGTCCTGCGCGACGTTGTAGCTCCCCTTCCGGGACAGGGCGCGCACGCCGTCGGCCCCGTCGGCGCCCATGCCGGTCATCACGATCGTGAGGACCGGGCCGGCGCCTATGCCCGCGACCGAGGAGAACAGCACGTCCACCGACGGGCGGCAGCTGTGCACAGGGGGCGAGTCCTCGAGGCCGACGACGAGGCCGCTGTCCGCGGCGCGCACGACCATGTGGCGGCCGCCCGGCGCGATGAGCACCTCGCCCGCGGCGACCGGCTCGCCGTCGCGGGCCTCGCGCACGGGCAGGCGGCTCTTCTTGTCGAGCTGGCCGGCGAACGACCGCGTGAAGCCCTCGGGCATGTGCTGCACGACGAGCACCGGCGCCGCGAGCCCGGGGGCGAGCGCAGGGATCACGGCGGAGAGGGCCCTCGGGCCGCCGGTCGAGGCGCCGATGAGCACGAGCGGCACGCGCGCCGGGGGAGGGAGCAGG
Proteins encoded in this region:
- a CDS encoding EI24 domain-containing protein; the protein is MAARAGKIGFFAGFKCLFTGLHFAYGRQHRELAAFYLPPMLFGILVLIAGWIVFGRVVDDIVALVWSEPEAWYLYALWRILSVLLWVICAAGTAVVAVFCIMIAAAPVSDFISERVEGILGTWTPRPFSVRFLLRDLGSTVLLELRRALIKLAWLVPLFLASLFIPVVGQIAYIVVGGYILAKYLGMDYVDWSLARRGYSWRERFVFAKAHRAALLGFGTAVILALIVPFGFIAVWPGAVAGGTILCTRLGPEDKRGSRRD
- a CDS encoding 1-acyl-sn-glycerol-3-phosphate acyltransferase, which produces MKGFNGRSLLMVVWTVVWTCIGLVTIVIDPTGHAFMYFARIGWAPQVLWVGGIKVVRRGGEGMDWRRPYVVTSNHQSQVDIPILFASLPMSVRFLAKRSLFYIPVFGWSLWFARFVPVDRGSSRKARRSIDTAAVKIRNGPSLAVFPEGTRTPNGKLQAFKSGAFVLAVKSGVSVLPVAIRGSYDVVPKHRLGVKPGTVELIVGNPISTDTLDLSDREKLKNLVRDRIQRMLDTGEPA
- the cheB gene encoding chemotaxis-specific protein-glutamate methyltransferase CheB yields the protein MPKERATSVLVVDDSRVYRRLLIDVVSRLSGVRVAGEAADGVEALAALAAGPVDLVLLDVEMPNMDGLATLREIARLHPRVGVVMVAGANRSAAQTTMQALELGALDFIPKPQVMGYDASHRALSIALSYVLECVRLGLSRAEATAAAARTAPPAPTRRSLLPPPARVPLVLIGASTGGPRALSAVIPALAPGLAAPVLVVQHMPEGFTRSFAGQLDKKSRLPVREARDGEPVAAGEVLIAPGGRHMVVRAADSGLVVGLEDSPPVHSCRPSVDVLFSSVAGIGAGPVLTIVMTGMGADGADGVRALSRKGSYNVAQDEESSIVFGMPRAVIAAGLADEVLPLEAIARRINELAGGEATRSGSRS